The sequence CGCAGCCTCCAGGGGGACCTCGAGGCTGCGCTCGCGGCGCGCGGGTCCTGACCCTCACGGGCAGATCTGGCGCCACGAGTTGATCCACGTGTTGTAGAAGTTGTCCTGGCCATTCCACGTGTACTCGCGCCACTCAGCCTTGTTCGTGAAGGGGATGTAGAGACACTGCCCCTGGGTGGTGCGGACCGTGAAGCCCGGATACGTGGACATCTGGTACGTCGTGGGCCCGCCGCCGTAGTCGAAGTCGTGGCGGACGTAGACGTCGCTGTACTGCGTGTTCGAGGCCTGGGCGACGCCCATGGACTCGATGTAGTACGACCAGCTGAGGAGGTCCGTGAGGACCGCGCCGTGCGTGCCGCTGCGCGGGCCGACGGCGACCGAGAGCGTCGAGCCGCCGCTCGCGTAGGCGTTCGCGGGACCCCAGTCGACGAGGAGGTGCGAGCCGGGGTTGTAGTAGTTCACGTCGGACGTCATCCACGTGGTCGACGTGCGCCACTCGGTCCAATAGAGGTTGTAACCGGGGTTCGTGAGCGTCTCCATGTCGACGTTCCACCAATCGTAGGTGGAGGATCCGTCGGCGTTGTTCTGGTAGAAGCGGGCCGAGTAGCAGAGCTTGCCGTACGGCTCCAGCTCGTAACAGAAGGAGGCGGTCTGCTTGAGGGTCCAGTGCGCGGCGTGCGCCTGCGCCGTCCCGGTGGTCGTGCGCTCGGCGAGGGCGTGGCCCTCGAACCAGGCGACGGCGTCCGAGGCGAACTTCGCCGCGCGGATCTGCGGCGTGGCGTACGCGTGCGTGTAGGTCGCGATCGTGCCGGATGCGAGGACCGCGTAGGCCTTGCCGGCGTGGGCGGGCAGCGGGCGGCCCTCGGCGTCCATCGGGACGTCGCCCGAGGGGGAGACGCCGAGGTAGCCGTCAACCGAGCCGTCCGTGACGGCGAGGAGACGGTTCGACGCGAAGGCGGAGCCGAGGACTTCGCGGGCGCGGCCGCGGGCCTCGAGCTTCTCGACAGCGTCGGCGGTCAGGAGGAGACCCTTGTACTTCGAGACGGAGGTCCGCGTGAGCGTCGCCGGATCGACCTTCTCGGTCTTGCGACCCTTGACGTTCACGGCGTCCGAGACGCCATAGATGGACGAGTCCTCGTTCGCGCCGGCGGCCGGGAACTGGAACGCGGCGACGAGGAGCCCGATGGCGACCGCGGCCCAGAGGCCACGGAGGTTCGTGGTTCGCATCTGATGTTGCCCCCAATACGAGCCCACCCGGGATCCGGGCGAGCAAGCATGGATACTTCCCGGGGGAGCATAAAAGCCTTCTCAGCCAAGTTCTAGACATACCCCGCATTTGACAGGCTTTTTGATCGTCAAAAGGGTGCATGACAAAGTGCATATGGCCCGCTCGCCTACCTGAGGGCCATGGTAGGCCGCTCGCTGCGACGGACCGGATGGACCGTCGCCCTGGCCCTTCTGACGATGATCGCCCTCGTGGGACCCGCCGGGGCCCAGACCGGTTCAGGTCGCGCAACGCTGAGCGGCCCGATCGAGCTGGCGCAGGACCTCGTCGTCGGGTCGGGCGAGACCCTCGTCATCGCGCCCGGCGCGACGCTGACGGGCCCCGGCGCCCTCGTCGTGCACGGCGTCCTCGTCATGGACGGCACGGCCCAGAAGCCCATCACCTCCGCCGTCCAGGTCCGCCTGCTCTCCCACGCGGCCGAGACCTCGACGATCCGCCACACGCGCTTCTTCGACGTCCCCGGCGACGCGGTCGTCCTCCTCGAGGGCGCCCTCGTGATCGAGCACGCGCGCTTCGAAGGCGCCGGATCCGGCGTGCGCGCGACGCCCACGGAAACCTCGACCCTCACGATCACCGACAGCCTGTTCTCGACCCTTGCCGGCCATGCGGTCGCGCTCGCGGGCCCCATCGAGGCGACCCTCGCGTCCAACGTCTTCGACGGCAATGGACGCGGCCTCGTCGCGACGCTCGACGCGCCCGGCGCCATCGTGGCGCGCGGGAGCACCTTCGAGCGCAACGGCCAGGACGTGACCGCGACCGTCGCCGCCGCGACGGGCGGGGGCGCCACGCTCCTCCTCGCGGACAACGTCTTCAAGGGCATCCGCGCCACGGACCTGGGCGTCTCGCGCGATCACGCCGCGATCAGCGTCCAGTCCGACCTGCGCGCCCCCGCCGGCGCCTCGGCCCCGGCGGCCGAGGTCCGCCTCGTGAACAACCTCATCGCCGCGAACCCCATCGGCGTCCACCTGAGCGGCGCGGGCTTCCGCTTCGCAAGCGACCGCGACGTGTACGCGGGCAACGCGATCGGCCTCTCCGCGTACCTCTCGCAGGGCGCGGTCGCGAACGCGACGTTCACGAGCACGAAGTACGACCTCCACCTCCCCGGCCCCGCGACCGCGCTCGCGATCCGCGACAGCGCCTTCGACCCGTCGAAGGTCCACGTCGAAGGCCAGGGCGTCGCCGTCACGGACATCGCGGGCGAGATCCGCGCGGTCGTGGTGGCGACGGCCGTCACGGGCGGCGCGCTCGCGACGCTCTTCATCACGCTCACCGACGCGGGCCGTCAGCTCGCGTTCCGCGTGGCGCTGCCGTTCTACACGCGCATCCAGGCGAACGACCTCCTCGCGCACGACAAGCGCCGCAAGATCCTCGATTACATCGCCGCGAACCCCGGCATCCACATGCGCCGCATCGGACGCGCGCTCGAACTCTCGTACGGCACGCTCTCGTACCACCTGTACCGCCTCGAGCGCGAGG comes from Candidatus Thermoplasmatota archaeon and encodes:
- a CDS encoding winged helix-turn-helix transcriptional regulator, producing the protein MVGRSLRRTGWTVALALLTMIALVGPAGAQTGSGRATLSGPIELAQDLVVGSGETLVIAPGATLTGPGALVVHGVLVMDGTAQKPITSAVQVRLLSHAAETSTIRHTRFFDVPGDAVVLLEGALVIEHARFEGAGSGVRATPTETSTLTITDSLFSTLAGHAVALAGPIEATLASNVFDGNGRGLVATLDAPGAIVARGSTFERNGQDVTATVAAATGGGATLLLADNVFKGIRATDLGVSRDHAAISVQSDLRAPAGASAPAAEVRLVNNLIAANPIGVHLSGAGFRFASDRDVYAGNAIGLSAYLSQGAVANATFTSTKYDLHLPGPATALAIRDSAFDPSKVHVEGQGVAVTDIAGEIRAVVVATAVTGGALATLFITLTDAGRQLAFRVALPFYTRIQANDLLAHDKRRKILDYIAANPGIHMRRIGRALELSYGTLSYHLYRLEREGILTTQESGLFKRYYTAAGRPREAAREAPPVAALRKIERDVFEDIAANPGSTQARIAERLGLSRQALHYHIKKLERMGYISKVAQGRETYCYPKSPDGAPLLGDAGQAPRLHSDEPTPAPPAALPRPAQKNEDA